TCTTGCTGCTGTGTTTATATTGTGAATGTTTTCTTACCTGTGTCTTTGCTTAGCATGGACATGACAAACGGGTTTCTGGTGTagaaagtttaatttattagCACCATTTTCGTAAAGGTTTTTAACAATTCGTTTCTGTTGACCATGTTGAACGATGCGATTGCATTGCATGCACTTAGTGTTAAATTCGATTGAAGCGGTGTATTCTATTTTCGGCGAAATGGTACctggaaaacagctgaaaatTCGTTTCACTAGATTTTTGCCGAAAGGattgaaaattggttcatATGTTACTAACCTGCCTTTGGTCATGATAATTGCGTTGTCTATGgttgcaaaattattattcatacATCCAGTGTAGTTTAAGATCACACCAATTCTATTTAAATAGTATGCAAGCCTTCGTCCCTTTTGCCATAaggtaaaattgatttgttcgTCGTCTTAAAAATGAAGCTTTTGTTAGCAgccaaaaattaaatgaaaagcaACTGACAGACTTAAAGCTTTTTCCAGCTCCTCAACACTGTTCACATCACTAAAGTAGCCATCCATCGTAAATTTCTCGTGGTAACACAAGGGGAACCGCGGCTTTTGCGGTTTCCCGGAAAACGTATACCCTAAGGCTGCTATCGACAATTCAACATCTCCATTGTTTTGACACAACCATACACCTGGACACGTAATCTGAAAATGGGCACTTAGTATAACGATCGAGAGTTCATCGATTGAAAGGACTTTACTCACTGCATGAATTTCAAGCTCGATTTTTATATGACGTGCTGTTGACATAGTGAAACAGTTTGAGCACGTTGAAACGTTGActaaattattaataaaactaATGACGTTTGTTTCGAGTATAGGTGAAGTAGTACTAACAAATATGTTGAAAGTTAGTTTGACGGTTTCCTTAGAAACGAGTCAACGATGTGATGGAACAGAACATTGTTCTGTCCCGTCACAATCAAATGTACAATACGTTTCTTAGTTTTCAAAAAAGTGGCATGACTGTTACGAGGAGCTGTACCTCCATCGGGATATATCTTAATTATTATGAATGCCCAATGACTGTATAAGGTTGAACGAAAAGTCCAGCTTATTACATTGATACActttagatcgatttttcatctgttatcgacagcgagGACGAAGGTAAGCTAAGAGCTCACAATGAGGTGTAAAATGGTCTTATCCTATGATAaaacaaagtgaaaaatttgGTATAATCCTGTCGGAAATTCATAGATCAAGAGAATATTTTGAAGATTTGGTAATCACAGGTGACTTGTTTCTAGTTTCTGAATGAACAGGTTAAGGCACCTTTAAATAgcagcaaaagaaaaaaactgtCAGCCGCCGTCGTAAgagtcttaacctgttctttcggAACAAAGAATTGCTTGTTGGTTGTGAAAGAATAAATAATTGCAAAAGTATACACACGGCTCAATAGTCGTAAAGTATAATCTAATGACTACATTTCTAACGACAAccattcattaaaatatttgatgtgACCATTTCAACCCTTTCTAAAGAGTTCAAATCAATGCtatttcgataaatattttagcaataaaattgaaatatgcAAATTGCTCACGTTCACCGAACAAAAACatgttcaaacaaaattccattgaaaaatttactcTATTCAATtacgaaaatcataaattcgTAACTTAATTTGAGACAGAGGACGttaaattgtacaaaaaa
The sequence above is drawn from the Bradysia coprophila strain Holo2 chromosome IV unlocalized genomic scaffold, BU_Bcop_v1 contig_144, whole genome shotgun sequence genome and encodes:
- the LOC119071280 gene encoding uncharacterized protein LOC119071280; amino-acid sequence: MSTARHIKIELEIHAITCPGVWLCQNNGDVELSIAALGYTFSGKPQKPRFPLCYHEKFTMDGYFSDVNSVEELEKALNDEQINFTLWQKGRRLAYYLNRIGVILNYTGCMNNNFATIDNAIIMTKGSCFPGTISPKIEYTASIEFNTKCMQCNRIVQHGQQKRIVKNLYENGANKLNFLHQKPVCHVHAKQRHRWRHNVNIPNIQMRTEKNDGNDLCDYCYVTTDTHALTNSNGWETTQTTEKVDKTSQPNTCGHLGRGQNGESIHSEDKCAICLKYASLFDRSKEEINEP